The following coding sequences are from one Lemur catta isolate mLemCat1 chromosome 16, mLemCat1.pri, whole genome shotgun sequence window:
- the CETN1 gene encoding centrin-1, which translates to MASSFKKSNVASTSQKKRVGPKPELTEEQKQEVREAFDLFDSDGSGTIDVKELKVAMRALGFEPRKEELKKMIADVDKEGTGKISFNDFLAVMTQKMAEKDTREEILKAFKLFDDDETGKISFRNLKRVANELGENLTDEELQEMIDEADRDGDGEVNEEEFLRIMKKTSLY; encoded by the coding sequence ATGGCCTCCAGCTTTAAGAAGTCAAACGTAGCGTCCACCAGCCAGAAGAAAAGGGTGGGTCCTAAGCCTGAACTCACTGAAGAGCAGAAGCAAGAAGTCCGGGAAGCGTTCGACCTCTTCGACTCGGACGGCAGCGGGACCATCGACGTGAAGGAGCTGAAGGTGGCCATGAGGGCGCTGGGCTTCGAACCCCGGAAGGAGGAGCTGAAGAAGATGATCGCCGACGTGGACAAGGAGGGCACCGGGAAGATCAGCTTCAACGACTTCCTGGCCGTGATGACGCAGAAGATGGCCGAGAAGGACACCAGAGAAGAAATCTTGAAGGCTTTCAAGCTCTTTGATGACGACGAAACTGGGAAGATCTCTTTCAGGAACCTGAAGCGTGTGGCCAACGAGCTGGGCGAGAACCTCACGGACGAGGAGCTGCAAGAGATGATCGATGAGGCTGATCGCGACGGAGACGGCGAGGTGAACGAGGAGGAGTTCCTTCGGATCATGAAGAAGACCAGCCTTTACTAA